In the Paroedura picta isolate Pp20150507F chromosome 15, Ppicta_v3.0, whole genome shotgun sequence genome, one interval contains:
- the VAMP3 gene encoding vesicle-associated membrane protein 3, which produces MSTSGPTGSGPASGSNRRLQQTQSQVNEVVDIMRVNVDKVLERDQKLSELDDRADALQAGAAQFETNAAKLKRKYWWKNCKMWAILITVVVVLIIIIIVWSVSS; this is translated from the exons AT GTCAACCAGTGGTCCCACAGGATCTGGCCCTGCTTCTGGCAGCAATCGTCGTCTTCAGCAGACTCAAAGCCAAGTCAATGAG GTAGTGGATATTATGAGAGTGAATGTGGACAAGGTTTTGGAAAGAGATCAGAAGTTGTCTGAGCTGGATGACCGAGCTGATGCCTTGCAAGCTGGAGCAGCTCAATTTGAAACAAATGCTGCCAAACTGAAAAGAAAATACTGGTGGAAGAACTGTAAG ATGTGGGCCATTTTGATAACAGTTGTTGTcgttctcatcatcatcatcatcg TTTGGAGTGTGTCCTCGTGA
- the CAMTA1 gene encoding calmodulin-binding transcription activator 1 isoform X9, which yields MAPAWAQPSSETTAAAAADNQFRMSILERLEQMERRMAEMTGTQQHKQGVGGSNGSGNGGSQAQCVSGAASLGNCFESRVVVVCEKMMSRACWAKSKHLIHSKTFRGMTLLHLAAAQGYATLIQTLLKWRTKHADSIDLELEVDPLNVDHFSCTPLMWACALGHMDAAVVLYKWDRRAISIPDSLGRLPLAIARSRGHVKLAECLEQLQREEQVQLQQDPRIPSPSNEEPSSETWITQWHSEIVASQEPHKGVTVISNCNTELRRPRSEPSNYYSSESQKDYPAPKKHKLNPEYFSARQEKLLSTALSLEQPSARKLCSSAKQSIPETIGPRQGLRDYARELVPDVAGYRSSSGQAGIKWSPKEAYGGVSAVQMTGSPKGLVLGKDLGAQRLRQREQMSMLMMADREMAEAELLSFRNSSESEDCLHHMDDLQVTMMTLAEHIIEATPERIKRENFVPMETPLVERTESAAISTSMSWLASYLADVDHLPSAAQIRSLYSGTLTPSSNTSLSPASSPVNEMAFEKPSLPSATDWSEFLSASTSEKVENEFAQLTLSDHEQRELYEAAKLVQTVFRKYKGRPLREQQEVAAAVIQRCYRKYKQLTWIALKYALYKKMIQAAILIQSKFRSYYEQKKFQQSRRAAVLIQQFYRSYKECGKRRQSRRTAALVQQKLRSSLLTKKQDQAARKIMRFLRRCRHSPLVDHRRYKRSERIEKGQGT from the exons ATAACCAGTTCAGAATGTCTATCCTGGAACGGTTGGAGCAAATGGAACGAAGGATGGCTGAGATGACTGGGACTCAGCAGCACAAGCAAGGAGTAGGAGGAAGCAACGGCAGCGGCAATGGAGGTAGTCAAGCACAG tgTGTCTCAGGGGCAGCCAGCTTGGGGAACTGTTTTGAGAGCCGTGTGGTGGTTGTGTGTGAGAAGATGATGAGCCGTGCCTGCTGGGCCAAATCCAAGCACCTCATCCACTCCAAGACTTTCCGGGGAATGACTCTCCTGCACTTAGCAGCCGCCCAAGGCTATGCTACCCTCATCCAGACCCTCCTCAAATGGCG cacgaAGCATGCTGACAGTATCGACCTGGAGCTGGAAGTTGACCCCTTGAATGTGGACCATTTCTCCTGCACTCCGCTG atgtggGCATGCGCCTTGGGTCACATGGATGCAGCTGTGGTCCTGTACAAGTGGGACCGCCGTGCCATCTCTATCCCCGACTCCCTCGGGAGGTTGCCCCTCGCTATTGCCCGGTCCCGAGGCCATGTGAAACTGGCCGAGTGTCTTGAGCAGCTGCAACGGGAGGAGCAAGTCCAGCTCCAACAAGATCCCCggatcccctccccttcaaacGAGGAGCCCAGCAGTGAGACCTGGATCACTCAGTGGCACAGCGAGATTGTTGCCTCTCAAGAACCCCACAAAGGAGTCACCGTGATTTCCAATTGCAATACAG AGTTGAGACGGCCTCGGTCTGAGCCCTCCAATTACTACAGCAGTGAGAGTCAGAAGGATTACCCAGCACCCAAAAAACACAAACTGAACCCTGAGTATTTCTCTGCTCGGCAAGAAAAGCTTCTTTCCACAGCGCTCAGCCTGGAGCAGCCGAGTGCCCGGAAGCTATGCTCCAGTGCTAAGCAATCCATCCCTGAGACAATCGGCCCCAGGCAGGGGTTGAGGGACTATGCCCGGGAGCTTGTCCCGGATGTGGCTGGGTACCGCAGTTCCAGTGGGCAGGCAGGGATCAAATGGAGCCCAAAGGAAGCTTATGGTGGTGTCTCTGCCGTGCAGATGACAGGCAGCCCTAAGGGGCTGGTTCTAGGGAAGGACTTGGGGGCCCAGCGGTTGCGTCAGCGGGAACAGATGAGCATGTTGATGATGGCGGACCGGGAGATGGCAGAAGCTGAACTGCTCTCCTTCCGGAACAGTTCAGAAAGCGAGGACTGCTTGCACCACATGGACGATCTGCAA GTGACCATGATGACGCTGGCAGAGCACATAATTGAAGCCACACCAGAGAGGATCAAGCGGGAAAACTTTGTGCCAATGGAGACGCCACTGGTAGAGAGGACGGAGAGTGCTGCTATTAGCACCTCAATGAGCTGGCTGGCCAGTTACCTTGCGGATGTTGACCATTTACCAAGTGCTGCTCAAATAAG AAGTTTGTATAGTGGAACCCTGACTCCTTCTTCCAACACCAGCCTGAGCCCTGCAAGCTCACCAGTCAACGAAATGGCTTTTGAAAAGCCCAGCCTCCCTTCGGCAACTGACTGGTCGGAATTCCTAAGCGCCTCCACCAGTGAGAAGGTTGAAAATGAGTTTGCACAGCTGACCCTCTCCGACCACGAGCAGAGAGAACTCTACGAAGCTGCCAAACTTGTCCAGACAGTCTTCAGGAAATATAAG GGACGGCCCCTCCGGGAGCAACAGGAAGTGGCCGCTGCTGTCATTCAGCGTTGTTACCGAAAATACAAGCAG CTTACTTggatagccttgaag TATGCACTTTATAAGAAGATGATTCAAGCTGCCATCCTGATCCAGAGCAAATTCCGAAGCTATTATGAGCAGAAGAAATTCCAGCAGAGCAGGCGAGCCGCTGTGCTGATCCAGCAGTTCTACCGCAGTTACAAAGAATGTGGCAAGAGGAGGCAAAGTCGCAGGACGGCTGCCCTCGTGCAGCAAAAGCTCAG AAGCAGCTTGCTCACCAAGAAGCAGGACCAAGCTGCTCGCAAAATCATGCGGTTTTTACGACGCTGCCGCCACAG CCCTCTGGTGGACCATAGGCGGTACAAAAGG AGTGAAAGAATTGAGAAAGGCCAAGGAACCTGA
- the CAMTA1 gene encoding calmodulin-binding transcription activator 1 isoform X8, translated as MSILERLEQMERRMAEMTGTQQHKQGVGGSNGSGNGGSQAQCVSGAASLGNCFESRVVVVCEKMMSRACWAKSKHLIHSKTFRGMTLLHLAAAQGYATLIQTLLKWRTKHADSIDLELEVDPLNVDHFSCTPLMWACALGHMDAAVVLYKWDRRAISIPDSLGRLPLAIARSRGHVKLAECLEQLQREEQVQLQQDPRIPSPSNEEPSSETWITQWHSEIVASQEPHKGVTVISNCNTELRRPRSEPSNYYSSESQKDYPAPKKHKLNPEYFSARQEKLLSTALSLEQPSARKLCSSAKQSIPETIGPRQGLRDYARELVPDVAGYRSSSGQAGIKWSPKEAYGGVSAVQMTGSPKGLVLGKDLGAQRLRQREQMSMLMMADREMAEAELLSFRNSSESEDCLHHMDDLQVTMMTLAEHIIEATPERIKRENFVPMETPLVERTESAAISTSMSWLASYLADVDHLPSAAQIRSLYSGTLTPSSNTSLSPASSPVNEMAFEKPSLPSATDWSEFLSASTSEKVENEFAQLTLSDHEQRELYEAAKLVQTVFRKYKGRPLREQQEVAAAVIQRCYRKYKQLTWIALKYALYKKMIQAAILIQSKFRSYYEQKKFQQSRRAAVLIQQFYRSYKECGKRRQSRRTAALVQQKLRSSLLTKKQDQAARKIMRFLRRCRHSPLVDHRRYKRSERIEKGQGT; from the exons ATGTCTATCCTGGAACGGTTGGAGCAAATGGAACGAAGGATGGCTGAGATGACTGGGACTCAGCAGCACAAGCAAGGAGTAGGAGGAAGCAACGGCAGCGGCAATGGAGGTAGTCAAGCACAG tgTGTCTCAGGGGCAGCCAGCTTGGGGAACTGTTTTGAGAGCCGTGTGGTGGTTGTGTGTGAGAAGATGATGAGCCGTGCCTGCTGGGCCAAATCCAAGCACCTCATCCACTCCAAGACTTTCCGGGGAATGACTCTCCTGCACTTAGCAGCCGCCCAAGGCTATGCTACCCTCATCCAGACCCTCCTCAAATGGCG cacgaAGCATGCTGACAGTATCGACCTGGAGCTGGAAGTTGACCCCTTGAATGTGGACCATTTCTCCTGCACTCCGCTG atgtggGCATGCGCCTTGGGTCACATGGATGCAGCTGTGGTCCTGTACAAGTGGGACCGCCGTGCCATCTCTATCCCCGACTCCCTCGGGAGGTTGCCCCTCGCTATTGCCCGGTCCCGAGGCCATGTGAAACTGGCCGAGTGTCTTGAGCAGCTGCAACGGGAGGAGCAAGTCCAGCTCCAACAAGATCCCCggatcccctccccttcaaacGAGGAGCCCAGCAGTGAGACCTGGATCACTCAGTGGCACAGCGAGATTGTTGCCTCTCAAGAACCCCACAAAGGAGTCACCGTGATTTCCAATTGCAATACAG AGTTGAGACGGCCTCGGTCTGAGCCCTCCAATTACTACAGCAGTGAGAGTCAGAAGGATTACCCAGCACCCAAAAAACACAAACTGAACCCTGAGTATTTCTCTGCTCGGCAAGAAAAGCTTCTTTCCACAGCGCTCAGCCTGGAGCAGCCGAGTGCCCGGAAGCTATGCTCCAGTGCTAAGCAATCCATCCCTGAGACAATCGGCCCCAGGCAGGGGTTGAGGGACTATGCCCGGGAGCTTGTCCCGGATGTGGCTGGGTACCGCAGTTCCAGTGGGCAGGCAGGGATCAAATGGAGCCCAAAGGAAGCTTATGGTGGTGTCTCTGCCGTGCAGATGACAGGCAGCCCTAAGGGGCTGGTTCTAGGGAAGGACTTGGGGGCCCAGCGGTTGCGTCAGCGGGAACAGATGAGCATGTTGATGATGGCGGACCGGGAGATGGCAGAAGCTGAACTGCTCTCCTTCCGGAACAGTTCAGAAAGCGAGGACTGCTTGCACCACATGGACGATCTGCAA GTGACCATGATGACGCTGGCAGAGCACATAATTGAAGCCACACCAGAGAGGATCAAGCGGGAAAACTTTGTGCCAATGGAGACGCCACTGGTAGAGAGGACGGAGAGTGCTGCTATTAGCACCTCAATGAGCTGGCTGGCCAGTTACCTTGCGGATGTTGACCATTTACCAAGTGCTGCTCAAATAAG AAGTTTGTATAGTGGAACCCTGACTCCTTCTTCCAACACCAGCCTGAGCCCTGCAAGCTCACCAGTCAACGAAATGGCTTTTGAAAAGCCCAGCCTCCCTTCGGCAACTGACTGGTCGGAATTCCTAAGCGCCTCCACCAGTGAGAAGGTTGAAAATGAGTTTGCACAGCTGACCCTCTCCGACCACGAGCAGAGAGAACTCTACGAAGCTGCCAAACTTGTCCAGACAGTCTTCAGGAAATATAAG GGACGGCCCCTCCGGGAGCAACAGGAAGTGGCCGCTGCTGTCATTCAGCGTTGTTACCGAAAATACAAGCAG CTTACTTggatagccttgaag TATGCACTTTATAAGAAGATGATTCAAGCTGCCATCCTGATCCAGAGCAAATTCCGAAGCTATTATGAGCAGAAGAAATTCCAGCAGAGCAGGCGAGCCGCTGTGCTGATCCAGCAGTTCTACCGCAGTTACAAAGAATGTGGCAAGAGGAGGCAAAGTCGCAGGACGGCTGCCCTCGTGCAGCAAAAGCTCAG AAGCAGCTTGCTCACCAAGAAGCAGGACCAAGCTGCTCGCAAAATCATGCGGTTTTTACGACGCTGCCGCCACAG CCCTCTGGTGGACCATAGGCGGTACAAAAGG AGTGAAAGAATTGAGAAAGGCCAAGGAACCTGA